In the genome of Verrucomicrobiota bacterium, one region contains:
- a CDS encoding acetolactate synthase, with protein MPVAISKARRPDPVIQFSVFTPNRLGRLHDLTRLLGSHGVHVLALTVLDATDNAIIRGVVDDPDLARRLLVENNFPFTESELLVVEIDSATDLHRIMSALLEAELNINYLYSFIPHPNGKSLIGLNMEDNEVAEQILRRHQFRVLKQSDISR; from the coding sequence ATGCCTGTGGCAATCAGCAAAGCGCGGCGGCCCGATCCGGTGATTCAGTTCTCCGTTTTCACACCCAACCGGCTCGGTCGTTTGCACGACCTCACCCGTCTGTTGGGCTCGCATGGCGTGCACGTCCTGGCGTTGACCGTGTTGGACGCAACCGACAACGCCATCATCCGCGGCGTGGTGGATGACCCGGACCTCGCCCGCAGATTGTTGGTGGAAAATAATTTTCCATTCACCGAAAGCGAACTGCTCGTGGTCGAAATCGATTCAGCGACAGACTTGCACCGGATCATGTCCGCGTTGCTCGAGGCCGAACTGAACATCAACTATCTCTACTCCTTCATCCCACACCCCAATGGCAAATCCCTCATCGGTCTGAACATGGAGGACAACGAAGTCGCCGAGCAAATCCTGCGACGGCATCAGTTCCGCGTGCTCAAACAATCGGATATCTCGCGCTAA